Proteins encoded by one window of Sorangium aterium:
- a CDS encoding J domain-containing protein, which yields MQLPSRLSTSTLGDLLGALHREKTTGLLELCELRTPSGSTVPGRQHRIQLFSGLVTAVETPLRVPRLGEILAKEGSAPEPSIQRLAALVAAHRGRRTGEVLVAAGLIPASAVDRALRIQLRERLEALFSIEEATICFHTARPLAGSLRQTGPLSPSDFLHGRPRARDRQRRGSSARAAHGGPASAPPRSAPPRAARADEPRRRALEALGLREGATEADIRRAFRRLAASLHPDRAAAQAGDGAQRTARFAELSAAYHLLVA from the coding sequence ACCGCGAGAAGACCACCGGGCTCCTGGAGCTCTGCGAGCTCCGGACGCCGAGCGGCTCGACGGTGCCGGGCCGCCAGCACCGGATCCAGCTCTTCTCCGGCCTCGTGACGGCCGTCGAGACGCCGCTCCGCGTGCCCCGCCTCGGCGAGATCCTCGCGAAGGAGGGCTCCGCACCCGAGCCGTCGATCCAGCGGCTCGCCGCGCTCGTCGCCGCGCACCGGGGGCGCCGGACCGGCGAGGTGCTCGTGGCGGCGGGGCTCATCCCGGCGAGCGCGGTCGACCGCGCGCTCCGGATCCAGCTCCGAGAGCGCCTCGAGGCGCTGTTCAGCATCGAGGAGGCGACCATCTGCTTCCACACGGCGAGGCCCCTCGCCGGGTCGCTGCGGCAGACCGGCCCGCTCTCTCCGAGCGATTTCCTCCACGGCCGCCCGCGCGCGCGGGATCGGCAGCGGCGCGGCTCGTCCGCGCGCGCCGCGCACGGCGGGCCTGCGAGCGCGCCGCCGCGGAGCGCTCCGCCGCGCGCCGCTCGCGCGGACGAGCCGCGCCGCCGGGCGCTCGAGGCGCTGGGCCTGCGCGAGGGCGCGACCGAGGCCGATATCCGCCGCGCCTTCCGCCGCCTGGCCGCGTCGCTGCACCCCGACCGCGCCGCGGCGCAGGCCGGCGACGGCGCCCAGCGCACCGCGCGGTTCGCCGAGCTCTCGGCCGCCTACCACCTGCTCGTCGCCTGA